The uncultured Dysgonomonas sp. genome contains the following window.
ACCTTTATCGAAGGTTATTCGACATTAATGGCTCTACCCGATACTTTGCACATTACCAGCGGTATGGATAGCAGATCGTGGACTGCCCAAACTATGAGTTTTGAGTATCTCTCCCAGACATCCCCGACTTGGGGAAATCTGATTCCCAGTCCTTCATATAATGGATTGGAATTTGCAGATCAGGTGACTCAGATATTGCCAAATAATCCGGCATCGTGGTCAGCCAGTCCTGCGGTCTTTTCTCTTCAACCCGACAAAATGACATCTTCACTGGTTACGAAACTGAATCCGTGGCATACCAGGCAGTCTTCGGTTACACTGTCTTTCGATCAGGCACCTTGTGGCGGTGTCGTAACCAAAAATGTTCTTTTAAATCAAACGAATTACGCTATTTCAGGAAGAATCCCCTCCAGTAATAATAATACAACAGATGAAGAAGACATTCTGAATATGATCACAATCAGAAATACAAATCTTAATGGAACTGTAAAAGTGTTGTCTAATGTACGCTGGCAGGCTTTTGTAGAAGCTTTGGGCGGAAATGTATCCGAAGTACTCAGCAACTATACTCAAACTCCACAGGGAATAAATCTGAGTGACGGGAATTACGGTCCGGAAACATTTTTCACTTACAACGGAGCCTCCGGTGCTCCCGGCAGCCGTTTCAAATATGTAAAGGTTAACCTTAGAGATGTAAGCAGCAGGGCGTCGGACTTCGAAATAACGATTATGCAATGCGAAGGGAATGAAGACCTGACTAGTGTGACTGAAAACGCGACTCCGGCTCAGACCTCCGCTTCATCGTCGGACTGGGGCGATAAAGTTGTCCGTCACCTTGAAAAGCCGGGTATTTATGAAGAATTTTATTCAGCGGATTTCGGCCCGGCAGGCAGATGGATGGTAACAAACCTGGCGGCAGTAGATTATGATTCGAATGTTACTCCCAACGGGTTTTCCAATATGACCGAAAGTCTGGCATCGACATTCACGGCGGGGCATTATGCTTATCCGGGAAACAGTTTACAGGCATATCTGGATAATACGTATCTGGGGTTGCTTTACAATTTTGCAGGAGCAACAGCCGGACAAAAGACAGGACTGAATGTGGATGAGCCTAACAATCCTTCCCAAGCTAAGATTCAGGGAGTTTGCCCCAATGGATGGCATTTGCCCAGCGATTATGAATGGACTCAACTAGAAAATGAAATAATTACTAACACGACAAAATATGCCCATGTATCTAAAAATATAATCGACGACGGAGGAAGTCTTGTACCTCCATCTACTTCCGGCGGAAATTACAGGGGCAAACATGCTCCGGCCATGACAAATGCTTGCGAAATATATCAGGGCAACGTGAAAGGTACTTCTAAGAGTATCGCTGAAGGCGGGTTTGGAGCTTATTTTGCTGGAGAGATAGTGAATGCAGCGCCAAACGATTTTGGAGAAACCGCAGCTTACTGGAGCAGTAGCTTATATTTCGCAGATCAGGCATATTACCGGGTGATGTCTACCGGGATAGGAGATACCGGAGTTGCAGCTTTTGCAAACAGCCAGGTAAATTACATGTCTGTACGTTGCAAGAAAGGCTAAACCTTTTAATTATACCAGATAAGCCAAAGTTCCGAAAGTGCAGAGATAAAACCTTAATAAAATTTTTCACCGTTTTGTACCATTATTATAGTTTTAGCGATGCGTTCGGCTTTGGTTTGTTCTGTTTTGGCAGAATTGATCCAGTCTATAGCTGATTTTTTCTGACCATCACTATAACTTTCAAATTTATCAGACACCCCCTCTACATCTTCCATACAGAGCCGTAATTCTTCGGGAATTATCAATGGGGTTTTATCTTCATAAATGGTAAGATGTACTGAGTCGGGAGCTTCCTTTTTTATTTTCTTCTTTATTGCTGCCTTGACTGCCATTACCAGATTCCCGTTTCCGAGAGGCATCAGGTGTACTTTGGAGAACTTATAGTCGTCTATCTTTCCTTTCACTTTCAGCATTCCAAAAGGTGTTTTAGGCATAAGAATTTCGGGGATTTCGATGTACGTGCAACCGCCTTTACAGTCTTCTTTTTGTAACTGATAAACTTTATCTACCAATGGTTCTTCTGTTTGCATCTTCTGAAAATAGCTTGTTTAAGTAATACAAAGATAAATATAAAAACAGGCTGTCCAAGTATCAACTATTTGTTTCAATGACATATTTGAGCAAAAGGGTAGGGGGCAGCTTTTATTTTTTTCGTTTATTAGTACCTTCCTCTTTTTCAAACAATAGCTATTCTCCCTCAACATTATTGCAACCACAACGATCCCAGATATCCATTTTAAATCGCGGAATACCCTTTACTTTGCATCATCACAAGCTTTACCTCACTATATATAGGTATGTATTATACATATTTTAATCATTATTAGCGATTGTTTGCTAAATGCTGCCATTATATCTTCGCATGATTTTTCTTCACATATAAAACTATTAAGTATAAATGAAAACAAACACACTAAACCCATTACGGATTGTTTTCTCGTTTATGATAACAATCACATCATTAGTTCCGGTATTTGCCCAGAACAATGGGAAAATATCAGGTCGTGTAATCAATAAGGATGGAGAGCCTATAGAACTGGTTTCGGTAGGAATACAAGGCTCAAGAACAGGAAATTATACAGATGAAGGTGGAAACTTCTTCCTAACAGTGCCTGTCGGAAAACACATTGTTCATTTTTCGATTTTGGGGCACAAGAATAAAGAAGTGGATGTAGACGTTGTTGCAAACAAGACTGCAGATCTGGGAGATGTAGAACTTGATGTTTCTGACAATGTTCTGAATGAAGTCGTTGTAAGTGCAATGATTACGAAGTTTGCACAAAAGAAATCGGATTATGTGGCCCGTATGCCTATCTCTAATCTGGAAAATCCACAGGTTTATACAGTCGTACCTAAGGAATTGCTGAGTGAGCAGATCGCTGTTGACTTCAGAAATGTACTAACGGCTTCTCCGGGTGTGGGTTCTGCCACTCTTGGTGTTGGTTCGGGCGGAACAGGCTTAGGTATGCGCCTTCGTGGATTTGCAGGCGCCGACGGAGCGGGTTCTATCCGTAACGGGATGGCAACAAACTTCGTTTCACTATCCGATCCGGCCAATCTGGAAAGTATTGAAATCATAAAAGGTCCGTCGGGAACATTATTCGGTACAACCCTTATCTCGTACGGAGGTCTCGTCAACCGGGTTACAAAAAGAGCCTATGACGGACAAGGCGGTGAGGTGAGCTTTTCTGCCGGAGCATGGGGATTAGGGCGTGCCACTATTGATTATAATACTGTATTGGACAAGGAGCATAAGTCTTTATTCCGTATAAATTCGGCTGTACATACCGAGAATAGCTTTAAGGATTATGGTATAAATAAAACAATTATGGTCTCCCCGACTTTCACCTATAATGCCAGCGACAGGCTGTCGTTCACGGTTGATGGAGAATATTTCAAATCGAACCGTACAACTGCCTATATTAATGTTACAGCACCGGAAATCACCAATATGAACCAGTTAAACTGGGATTGGGACAGGTCTTTTGCATCTAATGATGTGACAAGTAAAGCGGAAGTGTTAAATATTTTTGCCGAGGCAAAATACAAAATATCTGATAAGTGGACATCTCAAACCCTTGCTTCATATGCCAGAACCGACAATGATGCAAACTATATTTTCCTCGATGTAAGTACTCCGACCACACTTACCCGTCGTATGATGCATATACCAAGTGTTTTCACAACGCAACAGCTTCAACAGAATTTCAATGGGGACTTCAAGCTGGGAAATATCAGGAACAGGTTTCTGTTCGGTCTGGATTATACCAAACTGACTACAGACGATACCCGCTCTACCGTTAATAATTATGACGGCGCTACATTGAATATCCATGAAGATGCTCCGGCTATATATCTGGACAAGTACAATCAGGCAATGGGATCACCAAACAGAGCGGTGGCAACCAATCGCTTTACCCGTACATACAGTGCTTATGTGTCGGATGTTGTTAATTTGACCGAACAACTGGATGTGATGGCAAGTGTACGCTTCGACAGATTCGATGATGTGGCAAGTGATTATATGCAATCGGCATGGTCTCCCAAGTTTGGGGTTGTTTATCAGTTTATAAAAGATAAAGCATCTGTTTTTGCCAATTATATGAATGGCTTTAAGAATAAAGGGCCGGCCGCAGCAAATGAAGACGGAGATATAAAAGCTTTCAGACCGGAGCATGCTTTCCAATGGGAAGGCGGTTTTAAACTTGAATTCCTGGATAGAAAACTGAATAGTACGATCAGTTTCTATCATATCAAAGTGGATGACCGTATCCGTTCTGTAACAGCACCTGCCGGATCGGCTGTGGCTTCATATAGTGTACAGGACGGTACTCAGGTTAGTAAAGGATTTGAAATAGACCTGATTGCAAATCCGCTACCGGGAATGCATATTATAGCGGGTTACGGATTCAATCAGAATGAGTTTACAAAAGGTTCTTTCGAAGGTTTGCGCGAGTGCGGGACTCCAAAACATCTGGCTAACTTCTGGATAAGCCATAAATTGCTGGAAGGATCATTAAAAGGATTTGGACTGGGACTGGGAGGTAATTTCGCCAGCAGAAGCTATATAGATGCAAATAATAAAATTACGGCATCAGGTTATGGCAAATTCGATGCTACGGTATTCTATGAATACTCTAAATTCCGTGTGGGAATAAAGGTGAACAACTTCACCGACAAAAGGTACTGGCTGGGCGATTATTATGGAGAAACCCAAGCTCCCAGACAGTTTATAGGAAACGTGACATACCGTTTCTAAGGAAAGATAAAAAGAATATTCACAAATTCGTTTTGGTCACCGGGCCAAAACGAATTTTCCTGTTTAAAATGAAATGATGAAAAAACTATTTTACGTATTGCTTATAGTACTTCTATCCTCCAATCTTTTGGCTCAGGATAATATATGTATAGGACAAAAATTTTCGATGCATTCCCTTGCTCTGGGAGAAGACAGACCCTATTGGGTATATCTCCCACCCAAATATAATGACGCGCAATATGGCAAAGCTTCGTATCCGGTAATTTACCTTCTCGATGGCGACACTAATTTTATGACACTGGCAGCCATACAGAGTACATTTACCAGAGGGATGTATAACAATATGCCCGAATGCATAATTGTAGCTATACCCAATACAGACAGGGCAAGAGACCTGACTCCTACCAGATCTTCACTGAAACACAACGGTCAGGATTTGTTTACAAATAGTGGAGGGAGTGAGCATTTTACTTCTTTCCTGACTTCCGAATTAAGAAATACGATCGATTCCGCTTACAGGACAAATGGATATAATATGCTGATAGGACACTCGTTCGGAGGACTATACGTTGTAGCAACACTGATACGCCATACCGATTCTTTCAATGCCTATATTGCACTCGACCCCAGTCTCTGGTGGGACAATAAAGTAATCTATAAAGAAGCCCAGTCCATATGGGGTAAAACGGATTTCGAAAAAAGACACCTATATATAGCAATGGCAAAGGATGAAAACAAAGCCGATGACATACAAAAACATTCCGAAACGATAGACAGATTTTGTACCGAGGTATTGAAGTCGGCACCCGGCAATAACCTGAACGGGGCATGGAAATACTATGAAGATGAAAATCATGGCACTATACTGATGCCCGGTATGTTCGACGCTCTCAGGACTATTTTCGACGGAATAGAATTGCCAGTGAAAAAGATTCCAGAAAATCCCGGGCTGATAGAAGAATATTACGGCAAATTATCGGAACGGCTGGGATTTACATTCATTCCCGACGAGAACCTTATAGATAATATTGGCAAATATGCTATGTCTGTAAAGAAAACAGAAAATGCCATTAAAATATTTGAATATAACCTTAAAAATTACCCCGATAGCCCCAATGCTAAAAAAAGCTTGTCCGAGGCGCGTGAGAAACTAATGAATAAGTAAATATATCAACTAAAAATATCATGAATAGAAGGATATCCAACAAGAAACTCATCTTATGGCTGCATCTGTGGCCGGGGCTAATATCGGCAGCGATAATCTTTTTTGTATGTATAACAGGAACTATAGCTGTCTATTGCGATGAGATTATGGCTTTGTCGGCCGGGGATGCACGTTTTGTCAAAGAAGTGAAAGAAACCCGTAAGCCGGCCGAGGAGCTGATTAGCATCATAAAAAAAGAGTTTCCGAAGCGAAATACGCCAAGTTACATGGTCAGTTATAAAGACCCGGAACGCAGTGTCAGGTTCAATACATTCAGCAGAGAGGAAGGTTTGAGCATGGTGTATATCGATCCGTACACAGGAGAGATATTGAAAGATGACGGCACTATCTATTTCTTCTATATTACTGTACATCTCCACAATTCGTTCCTATTGGGTAAAACGGGACAATGGATCATCGATATTGCAACCATAGTATTTATCCTTGAAATAATTACGGGCCTTTATTTATGGTGGCCCAAGAAGAGGAACAAAAAGGCTATGGATGCTGCCTTTAAAATAAAGACCGGTTCAACAAAAAAACGCCTTAACTATGATTTGCACAAAGTCCTGGGTTTTTATGCTGCCGCTGTTATCTTATTGTTGTCTGTTACAGGATTACTGATCGCCTTCGAGCCGTTGTCACAATCGCTGATGAAAGCCTTCGGGGCAGACACAACCCATGACTGGCAAAAAGAATTACCCAAATATAAGGAAGGGCAAGCACCGTTGGAACTTAACCCGTTTATAGAAAGATCATTTGAGAAATATCCGGATAAAAAAGAAATGCAGATATATACCTATCGCATGGACTCGAGCGGATATTATATGATGCGTGTTGCAAATCAAGTGGGATTGAAGAGTGCGCAAAGCCCGGAATATGTTATATATGACCGTTTTTCGGGAGATGAAATAAAATTGCCGGAAAGCGCGCTTAAACACGAAAAGGTAGATAATGCAATATGGGTATTGCATATGGGTAACTGGATGGGGCAGATAGGGAAATTCATCACATTTCTGGGAGGGCTTATTGCTACCAGCCTGCCTGTAACCGGATTTTATATCTGGTGGGGGAAACGCAAGAAAAATAGACGCGATTCTAAAGCGGAGCAAAATAAGGTCGCTATCGAATAAAACAGAACAAAAAGAATAATGGGTAGGAGTAGGAGCCTGTAGCAAAATACCGTCTCGTTATTCCGAAGCATTTTGGTTATAAATTAATCTCTATAAATAATAATGGTCAGAAACTGAGTCTTCTGACCATTATTATTGTAGTTCTGATGTAATGGTCTGGTTAATAGTTGTTTGTCTGAAATATACGAAGGTGCGATGAATAAGAAAAAGCCCTTATTGGTCATATTTTATTGTTTATTGAATAGCAATTTTTAAATGACATAAAAGGTTTGTGTTAAGTTTGCACATCAGATAAAAAAATACGTTAACAATTTAAATCCTAAAAAGCATGCACTCTTCTACTACACTAACCAGTAATAATCGCATAGAAATAGCAGATGTATTACGAGGTTTTGCAGTAATGGGAATTACCCTTATCCATTTCATCGAACGGTTCAGTCTCAATAGCTTTCCGGAAGAAACCTGCAACTTTCTGATATTTACGGACAAAGTAATCTGGGACAGTATATTTTTTACCTTTTCCGGTAAAGCCTACTGCATTTTCGCGTTGCTTTTCGGATTCAGTTTTTTCATTCAGGACAATTCGCAAAAAGAAAAAGGAAAAGATTTTCGCGGACGGTTTGCATGGCGGCTGGTATTACTTTTTTTCATAGCCTGCATCAATTCTACCTTATTTCCCGGTGAGATATTAGTGCTTTATGCATTACTTGGTTATGTAATGATAGCGGTCTGTCGTCTTTCTACCCGCACCATTGCGATTATAGCTATTGTCCTGTTATTACAACCTCTTGAATGGGGACAAATAGTTTATGCTCTCATCAACCCCGAATACATTATTAATGCAGAGTTTGATGGCCCGTACTGGGAAATCGTGAATACAGTGCAGAAAGAAGGTTCTTTCCTCGAAATGTGTAAAACTGCAATCTGGACAGGCAATATTGCTAATATGGGCTGGATGCTGTTACATGGAAGGGTTACGCAAACCGCGGCATTATTTATGATAGGTATATTAATAGGGCGTAGCAATGTGTTCATCTATTCAGAAAAAAATATGAAGTTATGGATTAAAGTATTCATCGCAGTCACTCTGGCCTTTTTCCCTATATATGGCTTGATAGCTGTACTTCCCGACTTTATAGACAGGGAAGCACTACTTGTTCCTTCTATCCTTATACTCAAATCACTTTCCAATATCGCATTTACAGGAATACTGTTTGCCGGGGTAATCCTTGTATATTACCTGACAAGGTTTAAAGGTGTCCTTCATCAATTAGCTCCTTACGGACGCATGAGTCTGACAAACTATCTGTCGCAGTCTTTGATCGGGGGATTCCTGTTCTATAACTGGGGACTCGGGCTTTACCAGTATACTGGCATCACAGCCTGTTTCTTAATGGGTATCGGAATGTTTCTTATTCAGTTCTTCTTCTGTCGCTGGTGGCTTCGTACACATCGCCAGGGCCCATTGGAATGGTTGTGGAAAAAGGCAACTTGGGTGAAAATAGGAAAAGGCTAATATTACGGATTACTTCGTTTACTATATAAAGTCAGGCTATTGATTTATAGCCTGACCTTTTCTTTCAGATAAATAAGCAGGGATTATTTCTATATACCTACGCGAAGCGACACGGATACATACGGAGAAGCACTGAAGCTATACGAATCTTCATTCTTTAATAAATTAGATAGTTTTCTTTTCTTGTACGAACCCGAACCGGCAAATGCCGCTCCTACTTCTATAGGTATAGTTACCTTCTTACTTACTATTATCTCCGGGCGGATACCTGTTGTCAGATAATTGAAACTGTAGTAATAATCTTTATCATTCTCGTCTTCCAGAGGAGTGCTGATACGGTTATATTCAGCTACGAGTGATACCCGAAGATACGGGGCAACCTGCATACCCAAAGAACTTACAATATCATAGGTACGTGTCGATAATTCGAAGCTATATCTGCCTTCACCCCTCCATTTTACATATACCGACGGAAAAACGATAGGTGTATTAAATGCATTTGTAAAGATAAGGCCGCCACCAATATCGAGATTGTTATTCACCTTATAAATTGCCGTTCCCATACTATATATCATTGCATTATGCCATCCAATACGGGAAAACCGGGTATTATCGGTACAAACCCCCATACCGCCGATCACCGAAAGGCTCCATCTGTCGGTCAGGGTACGATAGTGTGAAATTCCGGCATAGATGTTGAGTATTTTTTTGAAAGGATAAACTTCAGGAGATGTTGTTTCATTCATTTTCATGTACTTTCCACTTACAAAGCCACTCCACATACGGATACTTTTCCTGTCCTGAGACATTTCTGTATAAAAGGGAAGGTTTAAATTGCCTTTCAATAATAAGGTATTTACTTTTCCCTGTTTTTCCCCATTATCATTTTCAAAATCGGATGAATGCAGATAAGATGTGCCGATAGATATTTGTGCGTAAAACGGCGTAATAACCATAAATAATAAAAGACCAGTAAACAGAATTTTAGACATAAATAAAGAAAATTTATATAGATGGAGTAACTTATTTTTCTGACGCATGCAAAGGTGAGAAAATTTACTGCATATTTTTGTCCCAAATAGATTTATGATTGTTCCAAAACTCTTATTTTATATGATATCTTTGTTAGAAAATAATGTAGGTGAATAATGAATGACGAACTGATTAAACTGAATGTAAACAAGGCGACACAGGCTGTAAAACCGGAAAAGTTCAAAGATTTATTCCTGATTCATATAGAAGAATCGACAAATACGGCAGCAACCAGTTATCTATTCGAAGATTGTTTTATTTTTCTCTGTCTCGAAGGAAATGAAACATTCTTTATCAATGAAAAACAATATTTAGTAGTTCCCAATACGATATTGATTGTTCCACCTAGCTATTTAATCCGGAAATCAGAAGGGATATATCAATTCAAAGCCAAAGGGGTATTTTTCCCGATCGACCTTGTTGCAAAACATTTTAACGGAAAAGAATACAACCTGACCGAAATGCTTCGGACAGTTTCATGTTTTGAAGTATCATACGAGAATATGAATGAACTTCTCGAATTCTATTATTTCCTCGAAAAACAATATGAGAAAGCGGTAAATACCTATACTACACCCATTATAAGCAATCTGGTCTTTACCTTCTTAGTGAAGATCAGGGAGATGTATTCGTCAACGAATAACACTTCCAATTTTGAAAGTAAGTCTCGTAAAATATCTATTACAGAACGTTTTTTTGATTTGGTTAGCTCCAACTATAAGAATGAACGTACTCTGATGTTCTATGCCGACAAGATGTGTCTGTCTCCCAAGCATCTATCTACTACAATAAAGAAAACGACAGGCCGTCCTGCACTGATATGGATTAATGAATATGTAATACTTAAGGCAAAGTATCTGATTAAGACCACGGATATGTCTTTTTCCGAAATTGGTGATTATCTGAACATACCCAATCAGTCATTCTTTAGCCGCCTATTCAAAAAATATACCGGACTGACCCCAAAAGAATATGCTAAAAGTTGAGGTCTGTTTAAACTTTGTCCGTTTTTCTACCTTTCTTCAATTATATAAAATCTACCTTTAAAAATCAGACAATAAGGATTCATTAAACATGGGTTCTGAATGAATCGTTTCAGCCTTTGAATAATTTGTTTCATATAGGAAACTGCGCCCTGGCTACATTTGCAGTACACTAATATTCGTTTATTAACTTTAAATCTAAAATCTCATGCAAAAAAGGAGAAAGTCTCTACAGAGACAAATTACATTTTTATTGATTGCTTTGCTCTTAATACCTCTAAATTGCATTATAGCCCAAGGTAGTGGTTCGATTGCTATCAGAGAAGCAACGAATGATTTAATAAAAGGAGTTGTAGTAAGTACTACTGATGAACCTCTTATTGGAGCTATTGTTGTTGTCGAGGGACAGTCTGTGGGCACCGTTACGGATATAGACGGCAATTTTCAGATCAATGCCAGGCCCGGGCAAAAGCTAACCATTAGCTATATCGGCTTTATAAGCCAGACAATAACTATCGGAGCTACAAATGATCTGAGGATTGTATTGCAGGATGACGTTAAAAATCTCGAAGAAGTTGTCGTTGTTGGCTATGGAGTTCAGAAGAAGATCAATATGACAGCATCCGTAGCCACAGTAAATTTTTCGGAACAAGCCGAAGGAAGGCCTATAATGAATGCTTCCTCTGCACTATCGGGATTAGTTGCCGGACTGAATGTTTTACAGACTTCCAGCAAGCCCGGTGATGATGGAGCTACATTGAGGATCAGAGGAACAACTACAGTGAACAACAGTAACCCGCTGATTTTGGTCGACGGCTTTGAGTCCGATATGAATAATGTAAATACAAATGATATTGAATCAATATCGATACTAAAAGATGCTTCAGCTACAGCGATTTACGGATCGAGGGGTGCAAACGGGGTTGTTCTTGTAACCACAAAAAAAGGTTCGGGTAAACCACGGGTTTCATTCGATAGCTTTCTTTCATTTCAGAAGCCTATCAATAAATTATCTTTTGTTACAGATTATGCAGATCACATGGATTATATCAATGAGGCTGCAAGGAATATTGGAACCACAGGCCCTTATTCTCAAAGTAGTATCGACTTATGGAGAAATGCACAACAGAATCCGAATGAGCTGAATGAATATGGTGTTCCCAATTATATAGCTTACCCCAATACAGATTGGTTCGATGAGATATTTAATACGGGATTGGCTCAGGAATATAACTTATCGGTACAGGGAGGCACAGATAGGGTTAAGTATCTGATCTCTGCAGGATATCTGAATAATGAAGGGATTATGAAAAATTCCGGACTGGAAAGATTTCAGTTTAGGGTGAATCTGGAAACTCAGGTATATGATTGGTGGAAACTCGGAACCCGGCTTTTCGGATTGAAACAACAGAAAGGACTGGCGAATATCAGCCGTGGATTTGAGTATTTATCCTTATCTGTTCCGGGAATATATCCGGGAACCGATAATAAATGGGGTGCACCCGCACTCACAGGAGAAGAGTCTTCCAACGCAAACAACGTTTTCGAGAAAATGGAGCGTGCAGGGCAGGATAAAATGTTCAGGCTTAATGCAACACTCTATACCACACTCACATTAGCTCCGGGACTGGAGTTTGAAGCAGCATATAATTATGCTCCTGATTGGGGCGATTATGCTACATGGGGAATTCAGAAAGGTATGTGGAATTATGTACAGGATATACGCCTCAACGAATCTTCTTTAGAAAATGAAAACATAAATAACCAATCATTTAAAAGGGCAAGATATACCGGAGATGTATTGTTGAGATATTCCACCACTATCAAAGAGGATCATAGCATAGGCGCCCTGGCAGGATATAATCAGACTTATTACAACGAGAACAGCTTCTCTGCAACCAAGAAAGGCATGACAGACTGGGATCTGCATGTACTGAACTCAGCTACAAATCTCGATGGTATATCGGGAAGTGAAACAGATTGGTCGCTACGTTCGGTCTTTGGAAGGGTTAACTATGCATATAAGTCTAAATACCTGTTTGAGGGTAATCTGAGATATGATGAATCTTCCCGCTTTGGCCCGGATAAAAGAGGAGGATATTTCCCTTCATTTTCTGCGGGGTGGAGAGTTATGGAGGAATCTTTCCTGCAAAATTTCAAAGGAGTTTTTCAAAATCTGAAACTGAGAGGATCATGGGGGAAAAGTGGTAACAACCAGTTAGGTAATTACGATTGGCAGGCAGGCTACGGCTCTGTAAATCTGGTCATAGATGGACAGGCGATTAAGGGCTTAGCCATCAATAAACAGGAAAATCCAAGATTGCAATGGGAAGAAGTTGCTTCTACAGGCATAGGCTTAGATTTTGCCACTCTAAATAGCAGGTTATCAGGAGAAATTGATTACTACAATAAAAAAACAAAAAGTATGATCTTTACTCCCAACAATTATTTAACAGCAGGAACAGTGGCCGCTGCAACACAGAATATTGCAGAGCTGACCAATAAGGGAGTAGAGTTAACGTTGACATGGCAAGACAAAATAAGCGATTTTTCATATAAAGTAAGCGGTAACTTCTCTTACAATAAAAACATGGTGGATAAATACCGGGGAGAAGTGATAAAGGGTTGGTTCAGT
Protein-coding sequences here:
- a CDS encoding FISUMP domain-containing protein translates to MDKINLPNVKCIVNKHTILIAVCLLSGISEVKSQVTIGSGSPPVEGVLLQLKENDNTGANATKGIMLPRMYLSDKNNLYPMFEDRDNSGLPSPDYTNIQDKQKQDELHIGLYVYNLNPCNPFGRGTYVWDGQEWIALGKTFIEGYSTLMALPDTLHITSGMDSRSWTAQTMSFEYLSQTSPTWGNLIPSPSYNGLEFADQVTQILPNNPASWSASPAVFSLQPDKMTSSLVTKLNPWHTRQSSVTLSFDQAPCGGVVTKNVLLNQTNYAISGRIPSSNNNTTDEEDILNMITIRNTNLNGTVKVLSNVRWQAFVEALGGNVSEVLSNYTQTPQGINLSDGNYGPETFFTYNGASGAPGSRFKYVKVNLRDVSSRASDFEITIMQCEGNEDLTSVTENATPAQTSASSSDWGDKVVRHLEKPGIYEEFYSADFGPAGRWMVTNLAAVDYDSNVTPNGFSNMTESLASTFTAGHYAYPGNSLQAYLDNTYLGLLYNFAGATAGQKTGLNVDEPNNPSQAKIQGVCPNGWHLPSDYEWTQLENEIITNTTKYAHVSKNIIDDGGSLVPPSTSGGNYRGKHAPAMTNACEIYQGNVKGTSKSIAEGGFGAYFAGEIVNAAPNDFGETAAYWSSSLYFADQAYYRVMSTGIGDTGVAAFANSQVNYMSVRCKKG
- a CDS encoding YdeI/OmpD-associated family protein, whose translation is MQTEEPLVDKVYQLQKEDCKGGCTYIEIPEILMPKTPFGMLKVKGKIDDYKFSKVHLMPLGNGNLVMAVKAAIKKKIKKEAPDSVHLTIYEDKTPLIIPEELRLCMEDVEGVSDKFESYSDGQKKSAIDWINSAKTEQTKAERIAKTIIMVQNGEKFY
- a CDS encoding TonB-dependent receptor, whose amino-acid sequence is MKTNTLNPLRIVFSFMITITSLVPVFAQNNGKISGRVINKDGEPIELVSVGIQGSRTGNYTDEGGNFFLTVPVGKHIVHFSILGHKNKEVDVDVVANKTADLGDVELDVSDNVLNEVVVSAMITKFAQKKSDYVARMPISNLENPQVYTVVPKELLSEQIAVDFRNVLTASPGVGSATLGVGSGGTGLGMRLRGFAGADGAGSIRNGMATNFVSLSDPANLESIEIIKGPSGTLFGTTLISYGGLVNRVTKRAYDGQGGEVSFSAGAWGLGRATIDYNTVLDKEHKSLFRINSAVHTENSFKDYGINKTIMVSPTFTYNASDRLSFTVDGEYFKSNRTTAYINVTAPEITNMNQLNWDWDRSFASNDVTSKAEVLNIFAEAKYKISDKWTSQTLASYARTDNDANYIFLDVSTPTTLTRRMMHIPSVFTTQQLQQNFNGDFKLGNIRNRFLFGLDYTKLTTDDTRSTVNNYDGATLNIHEDAPAIYLDKYNQAMGSPNRAVATNRFTRTYSAYVSDVVNLTEQLDVMASVRFDRFDDVASDYMQSAWSPKFGVVYQFIKDKASVFANYMNGFKNKGPAAANEDGDIKAFRPEHAFQWEGGFKLEFLDRKLNSTISFYHIKVDDRIRSVTAPAGSAVASYSVQDGTQVSKGFEIDLIANPLPGMHIIAGYGFNQNEFTKGSFEGLRECGTPKHLANFWISHKLLEGSLKGFGLGLGGNFASRSYIDANNKITASGYGKFDATVFYEYSKFRVGIKVNNFTDKRYWLGDYYGETQAPRQFIGNVTYRF
- a CDS encoding alpha/beta hydrolase-fold protein, giving the protein MMKKLFYVLLIVLLSSNLLAQDNICIGQKFSMHSLALGEDRPYWVYLPPKYNDAQYGKASYPVIYLLDGDTNFMTLAAIQSTFTRGMYNNMPECIIVAIPNTDRARDLTPTRSSLKHNGQDLFTNSGGSEHFTSFLTSELRNTIDSAYRTNGYNMLIGHSFGGLYVVATLIRHTDSFNAYIALDPSLWWDNKVIYKEAQSIWGKTDFEKRHLYIAMAKDENKADDIQKHSETIDRFCTEVLKSAPGNNLNGAWKYYEDENHGTILMPGMFDALRTIFDGIELPVKKIPENPGLIEEYYGKLSERLGFTFIPDENLIDNIGKYAMSVKKTENAIKIFEYNLKNYPDSPNAKKSLSEAREKLMNK
- a CDS encoding PepSY-associated TM helix domain-containing protein, which translates into the protein MNRRISNKKLILWLHLWPGLISAAIIFFVCITGTIAVYCDEIMALSAGDARFVKEVKETRKPAEELISIIKKEFPKRNTPSYMVSYKDPERSVRFNTFSREEGLSMVYIDPYTGEILKDDGTIYFFYITVHLHNSFLLGKTGQWIIDIATIVFILEIITGLYLWWPKKRNKKAMDAAFKIKTGSTKKRLNYDLHKVLGFYAAAVILLLSVTGLLIAFEPLSQSLMKAFGADTTHDWQKELPKYKEGQAPLELNPFIERSFEKYPDKKEMQIYTYRMDSSGYYMMRVANQVGLKSAQSPEYVIYDRFSGDEIKLPESALKHEKVDNAIWVLHMGNWMGQIGKFITFLGGLIATSLPVTGFYIWWGKRKKNRRDSKAEQNKVAIE